One window of Oryza brachyantha chromosome 12, ObraRS2, whole genome shotgun sequence genomic DNA carries:
- the LOC102703645 gene encoding putative cyclin-dependent kinase F-2: MNEAGFMHRDIKPDNVLVDEHGNVKICDLGFARTKAGSPPPFSNPVAALLYRAPEVLLESTTYDETVDTWALGCLMALLLAGNPLFYGKTEVEMLRAILDVLGMDDLTRWRGYANCMIKKSKMRFVRRDSRLREMFPIPGMIGGGGRRPELSPAGFEVLKGLLSCNPERRMTAAEALEQRWFES; encoded by the coding sequence ATGAACGAGGCCGGCTTCATGCACCGGGATATCAAGCCGGACAACGTGCTCGTCGACGAGCACGGCAATGTCAAGATCTGCGACCTCGGGTTCGCGCGCACCAAGGCGgggtctccgccgccgttctcgaaccccgtcgccgcgctgctgtACCGCGCGCCGGAGGTGCTGCTCGAGTCGACGACCTACGACGAGACGGTCGACACGTGGGCGCTCGGGTGCCTCATGGCGCTGCTCCTCGCCGGCAACCCCCTCTTCTACGGGAAGACCGAGGTGGAGATGCTCCGCGCCATCCTGGACGTCCTTGGGATGGACGACCTGACCAGGTGGAGGGGCTATGCGAACTGCATGATAAAAAAGTCGAAGATGCGGTTCGTCCGCCGGGACAGCCGTCTGCGCGAGATGTTCCCGATTCCCGGGATGataggtggcggcggccgtcggcCAGAGCTGTCGCCGGCAGGGTTCGAGGTGCTGAAAGGGTTGCTGAGCTGCAACCCGGAGAGGAGGATGACGGCGGCAGAGGCTCTCGAGCAGAGGTGGTTCGAGAGTTGA
- the LOC107305364 gene encoding SKP1-like protein 5, with translation MAAAGDSNDGDAGKMLLLISSDGEHFQVSEAAASLSKTLGHMIEDDCTANGIPLPNVTASILAKVLEYCNRHATADDAAAASSEAPAAAAAADKAAAAKASREEELRRFDAEFMDVNQAIMFDLIMAANFLNIQCLLDLACDHAAEFIKDMMPEQVRELFGIENDLTPEEEAAIRSENAWAYEI, from the coding sequence ATGGCAGCAGCCGGCGacagcaacgacggcgacgccggcaaGATGCTGCTGCTCATCAGCTCGGACGGCGAGCACTTCCAGGtatcggaggcggcggccagccTCTCGAAGACGCTAGGCCACATGATTGAGGACGACTGCACCGCCAACGGGATCCCTCTCCCCAACGTCACCGCCAGCATCCTCGCCAAGGTCCTCGAGTACTGCAACCgccacgccaccgccgacgacgccgccgccgccagctcggaggccccggcggccgcggccgccgctgaCAAGGCCGCTGCAGCCAAAGCTAgcagggaggaggagctccggaGGTTCGACGCTGAGTTCATGGACGTCAACCAAGCCATCATGTTTGATCTAATCATGGCCGCGAACTTCTTGAATATCCAGTGTTTGCTGGATTTGGCCTGCGACCATGCGGCGGAATTCATCAAGGACATGATGCCGGAGCAGGTCCGGGAGCTGTTCGGCATCGAGAACGACTTGAcgccggaggaggaagcggcgaTCCGCAGCGAGAACGCCTGGGCATACGAGATCTAG
- the LOC102709616 gene encoding uncharacterized protein LOC102709616, which yields MADPDAAEEWGLSAWPPWSSLLLRVMSRRRTWVALFLAVYAGLLCSSWRLLESVRAWYHSAAAGGAGAGAAAGARAWPAALYASLMYGAVFGLLSMGAALAVAAPAMLVTWITVLVLLAFAGKPRRSLVAEGRRATADIARVALRVLLREGNAVAALCAAASFAALLAGR from the coding sequence ATGGCGGATCCGGACGCGGCCGAGGAGTGGGGCCTCTCCGCGTGGCCCCCCTGgagctccctcctcctccgcgtcaTGAGCAGGCGCCGCACCTGGGTGGCCCTCTTCCTCGCCGTGTACGCGGGCCTCCTCTGCTCGTCGTGGCGCCTGCTCGAGTCCGTCCGCGCCTGGTAccactcggcggcggccggaggggcgggggcgggggcggccgcgggggcgcgcgcgtggccggcggcgctcTACGCGTCCCTGATGTACGGCGCCGTGTTCGGGCTCCTCTCGATGGGGGCCGCGCtggccgtggcggcgccggccatgCTCGTGACGTGGATCaccgtcctcgtcctcctcgcgtTCGCCGGGAAGCCGCGGAGGTCCCTGgtcgcggaggggaggcgcgccaCGGCCGACATCGCGCGGGTCGCGCTCCGCGTCCTGCTGCGCGAGGGCAACGCGGTCGCCGCGCTCTGCGCCGCGGCCAGCTTCGCCGCCCTCCTGGCCGGCcgctga
- the LOC102713697 gene encoding uncharacterized protein LOC102713697 isoform X3 gives MECAGAPPGHSSTGSPAGPHGRRRRCTARGGARRRPGRLLCSSGRLFFLNQLMAMINNLSDSRQSPTNESTDQPKRFRVKLDPIILMVFYAIREFIGGGCALDFCLSSKRYVSAVNTELKSYVQLLADDVSCKKLIMFFSKRMILVMI, from the exons ATGGAATGCGCAGGCGCGCCGCCGGGGCACAGCAGCACAGGGTCGCCGGCGGGGCCACACGGAAGGCGGCGTCGATGTACCGCGCGTGGGGGTGCACGGCGGCGTCCTGGTAGGTTGCTCTGCTCAAGTGGTCGCTTGTTCTTCCTAAATCAGCTGATGGCGATGATTA ATAATTTATCTGACAGTCGCCAGTCCCCAACAAATGAGAGCACAGATCAACCAAAGAGATTTCGAGTGAAGTTGGATCCTATCATCCTAATGGTTTTTTATGCCATTAGAGAATTTATTGGTG GTGGATGTGCACTTGACTTTTGTCTAAGTTCTAAAAGATATGTTTCTGCAGTGAACACAG AATTAAAGAGCTACGTACAGTTGCTGGCAGACGATGTTTCTTGCAAGAAACTTATCATGTTTTTCAGCAAG aGGATGATATTAGTCATGATATGA
- the LOC102713697 gene encoding uncharacterized protein LOC102713697 isoform X4, which translates to MECAGAPPGHSSTGSPAGPHGRRRRCTARGGARRRPGRLLCSSGRLFFLNQLMAMINNLSDSRQSPTNESTDQPKRFRVKLDPIILMVFYAIREFIGGGCALDFCLSSKRYVSAVNTELKSYVQLLADDVSCKKLIMFFSKKG; encoded by the exons ATGGAATGCGCAGGCGCGCCGCCGGGGCACAGCAGCACAGGGTCGCCGGCGGGGCCACACGGAAGGCGGCGTCGATGTACCGCGCGTGGGGGTGCACGGCGGCGTCCTGGTAGGTTGCTCTGCTCAAGTGGTCGCTTGTTCTTCCTAAATCAGCTGATGGCGATGATTA ATAATTTATCTGACAGTCGCCAGTCCCCAACAAATGAGAGCACAGATCAACCAAAGAGATTTCGAGTGAAGTTGGATCCTATCATCCTAATGGTTTTTTATGCCATTAGAGAATTTATTGGTG GTGGATGTGCACTTGACTTTTGTCTAAGTTCTAAAAGATATGTTTCTGCAGTGAACACAG AATTAAAGAGCTACGTACAGTTGCTGGCAGACGATGTTTCTTGCAAGAAACTTATCATGTTTTTCAGCAAG AAGGGTTAG
- the LOC102713697 gene encoding uncharacterized protein LOC102713697 isoform X2, with protein sequence MECAGAPPGHSSTGSPAGPHGRRRRCTARGGARRRPGRLLCSSGRLFFLNQLMAMINNLSDSRQSPTNESTDQPKRFRVKLDPIILMVFYAIREFIGGGCALDFCLSSKRYVSAVNTELKSYVQLLADDVSCKKLIMFFSKEEEEHPIS encoded by the exons ATGGAATGCGCAGGCGCGCCGCCGGGGCACAGCAGCACAGGGTCGCCGGCGGGGCCACACGGAAGGCGGCGTCGATGTACCGCGCGTGGGGGTGCACGGCGGCGTCCTGGTAGGTTGCTCTGCTCAAGTGGTCGCTTGTTCTTCCTAAATCAGCTGATGGCGATGATTA ATAATTTATCTGACAGTCGCCAGTCCCCAACAAATGAGAGCACAGATCAACCAAAGAGATTTCGAGTGAAGTTGGATCCTATCATCCTAATGGTTTTTTATGCCATTAGAGAATTTATTGGTG GTGGATGTGCACTTGACTTTTGTCTAAGTTCTAAAAGATATGTTTCTGCAGTGAACACAG AATTAAAGAGCTACGTACAGTTGCTGGCAGACGATGTTTCTTGCAAGAAACTTATCATGTTTTTCAGCAAG
- the LOC102713697 gene encoding uncharacterized protein LOC102713697 isoform X1: protein MECAGAPPGHSSTGSPAGPHGRRRRCTARGGARRRPGRLLCSSGRLFFLNQLMAMINNLSDSRQSPTNESTDQPKRFRVKLDPIILMVFYAIREFIGGGCALDFCLSSKRYVSAVNTELKSYVQLLADDVSCKKLIMFFSKPEGLGMYVRMHLRSIFGLEG, encoded by the exons ATGGAATGCGCAGGCGCGCCGCCGGGGCACAGCAGCACAGGGTCGCCGGCGGGGCCACACGGAAGGCGGCGTCGATGTACCGCGCGTGGGGGTGCACGGCGGCGTCCTGGTAGGTTGCTCTGCTCAAGTGGTCGCTTGTTCTTCCTAAATCAGCTGATGGCGATGATTA ATAATTTATCTGACAGTCGCCAGTCCCCAACAAATGAGAGCACAGATCAACCAAAGAGATTTCGAGTGAAGTTGGATCCTATCATCCTAATGGTTTTTTATGCCATTAGAGAATTTATTGGTG GTGGATGTGCACTTGACTTTTGTCTAAGTTCTAAAAGATATGTTTCTGCAGTGAACACAG AATTAAAGAGCTACGTACAGTTGCTGGCAGACGATGTTTCTTGCAAGAAACTTATCATGTTTTTCAGCAAG CCAGAAGGGTTAGGCATGTATGTGCGCATGCATCTCAGAAGTATCTTCGGGCTAGAAGGGTGA
- the LOC102713697 gene encoding uncharacterized protein LOC102713697 isoform X5, with translation MECAGAPPGHSSTGSPAGPHGRRRRCTARGGARRRPDNLSDSRQSPTNESTDQPKRFRVKLDPIILMVFYAIREFIGGGCALDFCLSSKRYVSAVNTELKSYVQLLADDVSCKKLIMFFSKPEGLGMYVRMHLRSIFGLEG, from the exons ATGGAATGCGCAGGCGCGCCGCCGGGGCACAGCAGCACAGGGTCGCCGGCGGGGCCACACGGAAGGCGGCGTCGATGTACCGCGCGTGGGGGTGCACGGCGGCGTCCTG ATAATTTATCTGACAGTCGCCAGTCCCCAACAAATGAGAGCACAGATCAACCAAAGAGATTTCGAGTGAAGTTGGATCCTATCATCCTAATGGTTTTTTATGCCATTAGAGAATTTATTGGTG GTGGATGTGCACTTGACTTTTGTCTAAGTTCTAAAAGATATGTTTCTGCAGTGAACACAG AATTAAAGAGCTACGTACAGTTGCTGGCAGACGATGTTTCTTGCAAGAAACTTATCATGTTTTTCAGCAAG CCAGAAGGGTTAGGCATGTATGTGCGCATGCATCTCAGAAGTATCTTCGGGCTAGAAGGGTGA
- the LOC102713426 gene encoding subtilisin-like protease 3 produces MGVHTRILLSFLSVSILHAHTTICSTTGNVDASRLDTYVVRVRPPPNFSIDMSNIQLESWYRSFLPPRMASSNSQQAFIYTYKTAIFGFTVKLTEAEKEFVMKKNGVLEVYKDNLLPLLTTHTPDFLGLRLSEGSWKKTGMGEGVIIGILDTGIDSRHISFDDDGMQEPPAKWRGSCESSQMKCNKKLIGASSFKGGHKSLPPMDDSGHGTHTASTAAGSFVDGASVFGNGNGTAAGMAPRAHLAIYKVCSRKSCAESDILAGMEAAIADGVDIMSLSLGGPPKPFYSDVIAIASFSATRKGIFVSLAAGNSGPFSSTLSNEEPWVLSVGASTMDRQMEAIVKLGDGHLFVGESAYQPYNIGSLQLVYPPFEPFHINCLFVKDVAGKIVACEHTHSASLIGRIVKDAGGSGLILLGQEGSGHTTFAELSVLPVSYVDSPDAVAIREYFNSSNNPTASIIYNGTSLGNTQAPVVAFFSSRGPSTVSPGILKPDIIGPGVNVIAAWPFMEGKEADDAKHRTFNCLSGTSMSTPHLSGIAALIRATHPDWSPAAIKSAIMTTAYVVDNQNKPILDEKFNTAGHFAIGAGHVNPFEAIDPGLIYDTDEAQYISYLCGLGYTDAQVEIITHQKDSCQNGTKITEAELNYPSVAVRASAGKLVVNRTVTNVGEANSSYTVEIDMPREVKASVSPTKLEFTKMNEKKIFSLSLSWDIEKTNHAEGSFKWVSEKHVVRSPIAIF; encoded by the coding sequence ATGGGTGTGCATACCAGAATTCTCTTGAGTTTTCTCTCTGTTTCCATCCTTCATGCTCACACAACTATTTGCTCCACCACTGGAAATGTTGATGCATCTAGGCTAGATACATATGTAGTGCGTGTGCGTCCACCACCAAACTTTTCAATTGACATGAGCAACATCCAGCTTGAGAGTTGGTACAGATCATTTCTGCCACCAAGGATGGCTTCATCAAATTCTCAGCAGGCATTCATCTACACCTACAAGACGGCCATTTTCGGCTTCACGGTGAAACTCACCGAAGCTGAAAAGGAATTTGTTATGAAGAAAAACGGCGTCCTTGAGGTATACAAAGACaacctcctccctctcttgaCTACTCACACCCCAGATTTCCTAGGGCTGCGTCTCAGTGAAGGATCCTGGAAAAAAACTGGCATGGGTGAGGGTGTCATCATAGGAATCCTTGACACAGGGATAGATTCCAGGCACATCTCATTTGATGATGATGGCATGCAGGAGCCACCCGCTAAATGGCGCGGCTCCTGCGAGTCATCTCAGATGAAATGCAATAAGAAACTCATTGGGGCTAGCTCATTCAAGGGTGGCCATAAATCATTGCCTCCTATGGATGACAGTGGCCATGGAACACATACAGCAAGCACAGCAGCTGGTAGTTTTGTAGATGGTGCAAGTGTGTTCGGCAATGGGAATGGCACCGCAGCTGGCATGGCTCCTCGTGCGCACCTCGCTATCTACAAGGTGTGTAGCCGAAAAAGCTGTGCTGAATCTGACATACTTGCTGGCATGGAGGCAGCCATTGCTGATGGCGTTGACATCATGTCCCTGTCTCTTGGTGGTCCCCCAAAACCATTTTACAGTGATGTAATAGCCATTGCATCTTTTTCTGCCACGAGGAAAGGCATATTTGTGAGTCTTGCTGCAGGGAATTCTGGTCCATTCTCCAGCACACTGAGCAACGAGGAGCCATGGGTTCTGAGTGTTGGTGCTAGCACGATGGATAGGCAAATGGAAGCCATTGTCAAGCTTGGTGATGGTCACTTGTTTGTCGGCGAGTCTGCGTACCAACCTTATAACATTGGTTCCTTACAACTAGTGTACCCACCATTTGAAccttttcatataaattgCCTCTTTGTGAAAGATGTTGCAGGCAAGATTGTTGCCTGTGAGCACACACACTCTGCGTCCCTGATTGGACGCATCGTCAAGGACGCTGGTGGATCAGGGTTGATTTTACTTGGTCAAGAAGGTAGTGGCCACACAACATTTGCTGAGCTAAGTGTCTTACCAGTGTCCTATGTGGATTCCCCAGATGCAGTAGCAATCAGAGAGTACTTTAATTCAAGTAACAATCCGACTGCCTCGATCATCTACAATGGTACCTCATTGGGGAATACTCAAGCTCCTGTAGTTGCATTTTTCTCATCTCGTGGTCCAAGCACTGTGAGCCCAGGTATTCTAAAACCTGACATCATCGGTCCTGGAGTGAATGTCATTGCAGCCTGGCCATTCATGGAAGGGAAGGAAGCTGATGATGCTAAACACAGGACCTTCAACTGCTTATCTGGAACATCAATGTCAACTCCTCACCTCAGTGGCATTGCTGCTCTCATCAGGGCAACACACCCAGACTGGTCACCTGCAGCAATCAAATCTGCGATCATGACAACAGCTTATGTTGTAGATAATCAGAACAAGCCAATCCTTGATGAAAAATTCAATACTGCTGGGCATTTTGCAATTGGTGCTGGACATGTTAATCCTTTTGAAGCTATTGACCCAGGTCTGATCTATGACACTGATGAGGCACAATACATCTCATATCTCTGTGGCCTGGGTTATACAGATGCTCAAGTTGAGATAATTACACATCAGAAAGATTCCTGCCAAAATGGAACCAAAATAACTGAAGCTGAACTTAATTACCCATCAGTAGCAGTAAGGGCAAGTGCCGGCAAGCTTGTTGTGAACCGGACTGTCACTAATGTGGGAGAAGCAAATTCAAGCTACACTGTGGAAATTGATATGCCCAGAGAGGTGAAGGCAAGCGTGTCACCAACAAAGCTAGAATTCACCAAGATGAATGAGAAGAAAATCTTTTCATTAAGCTTAAGTTGGGATATTGAAAAAACTAATCATGCCGAGGGAAGCTTCAAGTGGGTATCTGAGAAGCATGTTGTGAGGAGTCCAATTgcaattttttaa